From Alligator mississippiensis isolate rAllMis1 chromosome 9, rAllMis1, whole genome shotgun sequence, one genomic window encodes:
- the TOMM34 gene encoding mitochondrial import receptor subunit TOM34, which translates to MAPEPRVAALRSAGNEQFRSGQYGQAAALYSRALALLEAAGEKDAEEMSVLHSNRAACYLKDGNCSLCVKDCTVALDLVPFGIKPLLRRAAAYEALERYQLAYVDYKTVLQIDCTVQAAHDGVNRMTKALLEKDGPEWRQKLPRIPSVPVSAQRRWDFPHSGSQEAAPRTKPNETAPLGKEVPTAAAIERAKTLKEEGNELVRKGNHKKAIEKYRESLKLNQESSTYTNRALCYLSLKQYKETIQDCTEALKLDAKNIKAFYRRAQAFKELKDYKSSIADVSSLLKIEPKNTAAQKLLKELNRV; encoded by the exons ATGGCCCCCGAGCCGCGGGTCGCGGCGCTGCGCAGCGCCGGCAACGAGCAGTTCCGCAGCGGGCAGTACGGGCAGGCGGCTGCGCTCTACAGCCGTGCGCTGGCGCTGCTCGAGGCAGCAG GGGAGAAGGATGCTGAGGAAATGAGTGTCCTCCATTCAAATCGAGCTGCCTGCTATCTGAAGGATGGGAATTGTAGCCTCTGTGTTAAGGACTGTACTGT TGCACTGGACCTTGTTCCTTTTGGAATCAAACCTCTGTTGAGGCGGGCAGCAGCCTATGAGGCTCTTGAGAGATACCAGCTAGCCTATGTGGACTACAAGACTGTATTGCAGATTGACTGCACTGTACAGGCTGCACATGATGGTGTCAACAG AATGACAAAAGCTCTATTGGAGAAGGATGGCCCTGAGTGGCGCCAGAAGCTCCCACGAATCCCTTCAGTTCCTGTTTCTGCTCAGAGAAGATGGGACTTTCCTCATTCAGGAAGCCAAGAGGCTGCCCCGAGAACCAAACCAAATGAGACTGCACCTCTAGGAAAAGAGG TGCCTACAGCTGCTGCCATTGAAAGAGCAAAAACTTTGAAGGAAGAAGGAAATGAACTTGTGCGGAAAGGAAACCATAAGAAAGCTATTGAAAAGTACAGAGAGAGTCTCAAACTAAACCAGGAATCTTCTACTTATACCAACAG AGCTCTTTGTTACCTGTCTCTGAAGCAGTACAAGGAAACAATCCAAGACTGCACAGAAGCTCTGAAATTAGATGCTAAGAATATTAAAGCATTCTACAGACGTGCTCAGGCATTTAAAGAACTAAAG GATTACAAGTCAAGTATTGCTGATGTTAGCAGCCTTCTGAAAATTGAACCAAAGAACACAGCTGCACAGAAGCTACTGAAAGAACTGAACAGAGTTTAA